A segment of the Terribacillus aidingensis genome:
ATGAAACACCAATGCTGCCTGGTGAAGAAGCAGAAGCAGCAAAACGGAGACAAATGTTTTATTTGAATATGCATTGGTTTATGCCGACGTTGCTCGATCGAAAGGACCGGATGAGCATGGGAGCAAGCTTCGAGGCCCGGGTTCCGTTTAGTGATCATCGATTGGTGGAATATGTCTGGAACATCCCATGGGAAATAAAGACGTACGGCAATAAAGAAAAGGGCATACTTCGAAAAGCGCTCGAAGGAATCCTGCCGGATGAAGTGCTTTATCGGAAGAAGAGTCCATATCCGAAAACACATAATCCAGTTTATACGGCTGCTGTCGTTCAGTGGATGGAAGAGATTCTCCGGGATGATGATGCGCGCTTATTCGACTTATTCGACCGGAAGGCCATTGATGCACTTGTCAAAAGCAAAGGTCAGGATGTAACTGCTCCTTGGTTCGGTCAATTGATGACCGGTCCGCAGCTGCTGGCACATCTGGGACAGATTGACTTTTGGCTGCGGCATCATGATGTAAAGATACGAGTTTGACTTCGGGAGCTACTATTAGCTCCTTACTTAAGAAAAGTATTTTCATTCGGAGTGATTTCGGCTATAATGATTCGCGGGCTTTGCGCAGGAATAGCTTACAGTCGTTCTGCGCAAGCTTTTTAATGTATGGGTCTTATGAGGAGGTACATAATTGTTCTACTTTGAAGTGAAACGTATCGTGGTCGTCATTTTCGGAGCTTTGCTCAATGCAGTGGCACTGAATTTCTTCCTGATACCTGCAAGTGTATATGGCAGCGGCTTTACCGGTGCTGCACAGCTTTTATTCGATTTCTTTGCACAAGTACTTGGTATCACCTCGATCGGTACTGGGATTTGGCTTTTCATTTTGAACGTTCCAGTAGCTATCCTTGGTTGGATGAAGGTGGGCAAAGGCTTTACGATTTATAGTCTCTTTTCAGTTGCTTGTATGACAGTCATGCTGGAGCTGCTTCCTATTCATGCTCTTTCAGATGATATCATCCTGAATGCCGTATTCGGCGGTGTCATTGCAGGTGTTGGGGTTGGTCTGACACTCAAATGGGGAGCTTCTACCGGAGGTATGGATATTGTCGTCATGATTTTATCCCGTCTGAAGGATCGCCCTGTTGGCACATACTTCCTGCTTTTGAATGGAGTCATCATCCTTCTTGCCGGTGTCTTGAATGAACCAGCCAATGCCTTGTACACGCTGGTCACGCTTTATGTATCGACTCGAGTAATCGATGCGATCCATACACGCTATGAGAAGGTGACAGCAATGATTGTCACTACCAAGGCGGACGAGCTTTCAAAAGCGATTTATAATAAAATGGTACGGGGTATTACGATCATTCCTGTTCGAGGCGGCTACACAAAGCAGGACAAAAATATGCTGATGCTCGTCATCACTCGTTATGAATTATATGATTTGGAGCACATTATTAAGGAAGTGGATCCATCAGCCTTCATGAATGTCGTAGAGACAGCGGGTATCTATGGATTCTTCCGTAAAGATAAATAAAAGCTGAGGAGCATTATAGCTCCTCAGCTTTTTTTAATAGCCTGCTTCTTCCATGACAGCGACGACTTTCGCAGAAAGCTCGTCCCAATCTGCGTTCGGCAGCTTGTTGATTGTAATGAAGTTCTGGAAACCGAAAACATTATCGACACCTTCAACTGTCATCAGCTGATTCATGATGTCGTATTCGCTCGTTTGTCCAGGCATGACAGACACGCTGCCGTTGCCTTCAAAGATGATTTTATCAGTAGTAAATTTCTTTGCATTCGGATTTGGGGTATTTTCCACTCTAATACTCATGCTATTGGCCTCCTTGCGTCCATACTTACCACTATCATAGCAGATAGCGAACGATTTAAAAAGCGGGAAATAACTTGGTTAAATAGAAACAGGTTTGGGTAGTGAAAAAGGTGTAGAGGAGGGGTATGGATGGTGGTTCGTGTTTTTTGCATTGGCAGTATATCGGGCATTGCACTATCGGCCTGGATGTATCTTTGGCAGCAATTAACTAGCAGTAAGGTGTATACATTACTGCTGAATGTTGATTTCATTCCCTATTTTCGACAGGTGGATTGGAATGAACTTATGCTCAACATCTTTCACATTATTATTTCCTGGGCAATTGTCCTTGTCTTCTTCTTATTGATAAATAGGATCGGACTAGGCAGGTGGTTGAGTAGTATTGGTCTAAGCCTCTTTGCGGCCTCTGTATATTTTCCATTATCCATTCTTGCTAAACAGTCAGTACCAGCTGTAGATGATTGGTTGGCTATTATAATCTGGTATACCGGGCACTTACTATATGGTCTTCTGGTAGTAAAACTGACCGATTTATTTTATAATCGTAAATTTTTAGGGAAACAAAGATGAAGGTTGCTGTTGTGATATAATCAACCTGCAATCTTAGCTAATACACCAGGAGTTAAGTGCTTAATAAAGATAGAGGTGTACAGATTGAAGAAATACCAAGAGATATTTACGTCAAAAATTAATGAAAGTTTTGCAATGTTCAAGCAGCAGGAAACGATACGAAAAGGGGATTTATATCAGTTAATCCATCAAATAAAAGGGACAGGAGCATCCATAGGTCTTAATACCTTGTCTGAAGTTGCAGAAGCCCAGCTGCTCTGTATAGCGGAAATAGATGAGGAACGTCTGTCAAAGGACATTTGGATGCCAATAATAGAAGCTATCGAGCCAGAATTGCAGCAGCAAGCTGAACTTCCTGTTAGACCGCGGGAATTTATCAGGCAAGAACCTGTGCTGCTTATATCCAGCAATAATGACTGGCTCATGCGAGCGAGAGAACGTATCGAGAAGGAAGGGCTCCAAGTAATTGTAGCCGCGGACAAAGAACGTGCGATTGCGCATCTTTACGAGGCGCATCCGCTTATGACACTGATTGATGGCAGCTGGCGTGAGCATATAAAGAAGGAAGATAAATCCTATGTTCAACAGAAGATGTTTTCCTTTGTCATGTTCATTGGAGGTAATTTGAAATTCGAGGAAAAACAGCGATTCTTCCGAAATGGTATAACCGATATTATTGATCAGCATGAAGTGGACGAGTTGGTAATTGAACTCATCTTTAACCGTTTGAAGCTTTTGGAAACGCTGGAACAGCGAGTCGTGGTCGACCCATTAACGCAAGTTTATAACCGCTCATTCTTAGCTGGCTTCCCAGCTGGCCGGGAGGCAGAGCTCACTTGTGCCGTGCTTGATATTGATAATTTTAAACAAGTAAACGATACATATGGTCACGCAAGCGGTGATATTGTACTGCGGAATTTTGCTGCTTATTTTAAAGGTGCTGTGAGAGAAGAGGATTACATCATCAGGTATGGAGGGGAAGAGTTCCTTCTGCTCATGCCGGGAATTACGGATGAACTTGCAGCAAGCCGCTTACGTGAAATTCTGGAAGGCTATAAACAGCAGCCGCATGAGCTGGCTCAAACAACGATCTATACATCCTTTACAGCAGGTATAGCATCGAGAGGAAAAGGTGAGCAATTTTCGCTGGATCATTTGATCGAACAAGCTGATCAAGCCCTGTATTTCGGGAAACGTAATGGAAAACAGCAAGTAAATATTTATGAAGCTTGTCATCATAATATGGATGAGAAGCATTATAAATCTCTTTATCTATCTGTAGTGGATGATGATACCATCATTCGTTCATTGCTTCATGATAGTCTGGAAGGTTTGCAGATGGATGGCTATCGTGTACAGCTAAAGGCTTTTGCAGACGGAAGCTCCTTGCTTGACTCCGATTGGATCAGACAAGCGGGCAAGCATATTGTTCTGCTTGATGGAGTCATGCCGGATATGGATGGGCTCGAAGTGCTGACAGCTTTGCGCACATATTCAAATGAAAAAAATCTTTTTGTCATGATGCTGACTGGCAGACAAGATAACCAGGATGTAGTAAAAGCGCTGGAGCTTGGAGCGGACGACTATATGACCAAGCCATTCCATGTTGAAGAAGTGGCAGCCAGAATCAAAAGGCTGACGCTCCGCACCTAAGAGGAGGAAATAAGATGGCAAAGATATTAGTGGCGGATGATGAAGAGGTATTGCGTATGTTAATCACGGATACTTTGGAAGATGAAGGTCATGAGATTGAGAGTACAGCTAATGGAAATGAAGCCCTAAAGAAAATGCAATCAGAAAACTATGACTTGGTGATTCTGGATAATATGATGCCCGGCAAGACAGGTATCGAGGTGGCCCAGTCGCTGTCTGCGGATTGGAAGCAGAAATGCCCGATCATTATGCTGACCGCAAAAACACAGCAGTCTGATATCGAGGAGACGAAAAAAGCTGGCATTGCCTATTATATGGCGAAACCATTTAGTCCGTCTCAATTGATTTTGTTAGTAGAGGATATTCTAGATGCCTAATTACTTTCGAAAAACGATCAGACGGCAGTTCCTTTATATTCTCTTCTTTGTTCTGCTGGCCACGATGCTAGGTATTGCTGCTTTCTTTTATATGCATTATTCGACTAATAAGCAATATGAAAAGGAGCGGGATGTCCTTGTTGAAAAGCGGGGAGTTCTGCAGAATATTAAATCTGACTTAAGTGATATGGTATTCCATATGCGAGGTTACGCTCTTTATACAAATGACCAGGAAAGGCAAAATGCAGAAAACTCTCATGCGTCATTGGAGGATAACCTGGCCAAGCTCGAAGCGTTCGATCTTTCTTTGGAAGAAAGAGATAACCTGACACGGATCAAGAGTTTTGAGGATATTTATTGGGATACGTATTATCCAGAGCTGCAGGAAGCTATCGAGTCGGATAATCTGCAAGGATTTGCGGATGATGTAGTCGATGAACGGATAGATGAAATCAATGATATTCTGCATGTGACGGAAAACCTAAGACAGCATAACGAGGATGCTATATCCGAGCTGCATAATGAATTTATGCAGGATAACACGTGGGAATCTTATATGCTGCTGCTCTTTGTCCTGCTTATCTTCGGAATTTTATTATTCTTTAACCGACAGTTCACGCGGAACATTGGGAAGCCTTTGTATGATTTATCAACTGCTTCCTATGATGTTGCACATGGGAAAAATGTGACCATTGCGCCTCTTGAACGAAGTGATGAAATCGGTATTCTATCGGATGCTTTCCGTGATATGACTAAACGTATTCAAAATCGGGAGCAAAATCTTTCTAAACAGAACGCTCAGCTGACGGAACAGCAAGAACAGCTGGAGAGCTATGTCAATGATCTGCGTAACTTGAATTGGGCATTGAATGAATCCTCGATGGTGATAGTTCTGGATAACAAAGGGATTGTCAAACAAGTAAATGAAAATTTCAGTTCCATTTCCATGTATCCGGAGAAAGAGCTTATCGGAAAGGATTTTCTCAATATTATCGCGCTAGAGGCGAATAGGACAGATATCAGAACAGTTTTTCCTGAGCTGTTTCAAGGGCAGGCTTGGAGCGGAACACTTGAGCATCGGAAGAAAGATGGAACAAGCTATTGGGTGCATGCAACAATTGTGCCGTATTCAAATGAAGATCAGGTTATGGAACAGCTTATTGTAATTGAACAGGATATTACGCGAATCGTAGAGTCAGAAAGGATGCTTCGGGATTCTTTGCGTGAGACTGAGGAAACAAAACAAAGCATCGAACGAATGAATCGTATGAATAACACATTATCCGTTACGATGGAAAAGCAAGCTCTTCTGGATACAACGATAAAAGAACTGTCTGCTCTTTATCAGTATGATAAAGGCGTCATTTTTATGGCAGAGACATCGGAATTTGCTGCAATCGGAATCACAAAACAATTTAAAGCGCCAGTAGCTGCACATTTCCAGACAGTGATACAGCGTCTGGAAGAAAATCCGGAACCATTTGTACTTGAAAGGCAGGCAGACAAAGGGGAAGTGGGATATCGTGAAAGCGGAATGAGTGAAGATTTGCATATCCCTGTGCATAACTCGGCTGGAGAATTAGTTGCTGTATTTATATGTACGAGATTCCAGCGTTCTTTCCGGGAGTCAGAAAAGAAAGAACTGAATTGGATTTTGAAACGACTCAGCTTATTCTTGGATAAGATTGAATCGTATGAGCTCACAGAATACAATAGACAACTTAATCAGGATATTATCGATAATGTGAATGAAGGTATCCAATTTGTCAGTAACACTGGGGATTTACTGCAGTACAATGCCAATTGGCAGGTATACCTGCAGCTTGCTGCCGTGCAATCCCGCCGGGACGCTTGCAATGATTATGCTAGCTGGATGGAATTTAGTAAAACATACATTGAAAATCAAGAAGCATACGAGGCATACGTGAACCAAGCCATTTTCAAAGAAGAACAGCCAGAGGGCGGTCTGAGGCTGCGTGTCAGCGGAGTACAGAATAAAGTGCTGCTTCTATATCATGTCAGCATTACACGTCATGACGAGAAAATTGGTACCCTTTTTGTTTACCGTGATATTACAGCGGAATACGAAGTGGATCAAATGAAATCTAATCTGGTTAGTACGGTCAGCCATGAATTAAGAACACCTCTGGCAAGCGTACTTGGTTATACAGAGCTGATGATCACCAAGGATTTAAAGCCGGAGCGCCAAGCGCGATACTTGCAGACGATTCATCAGGAAGCGACAAGGCTGACGAATCTGATCAATGACTTTCTCGATTTGCAGCGCATGGAAGCCGGGAAGCAGGAATATGTGAAAGAAAAACAGCCTTTCACGCCGATTGCGGAGCAGGTGATCGAGAATTTCCAGTCTATGAACACTAATCATAATCTCGTCCTTCAGCAGAATAGTGTATATGATCATGTGAGTGTGGATCATGACAAAATGATTCAGGTATTGACGAATCTCGTCAGTAATGCCATCAAGTTCTCACCGGAAGGCGGAGATGTGGTCGTTTCTATTCAACAGCAGAAGCATCAGCTTTATGTCCATATTTCTGACGAAGGAATCGGCATTCCAGATCAAGAACTAGGGCGACTGTTCCAGAAATTCAATCGGCTCGATAATTCCAGCAGTCGCAAAATCGGCGGTACTGGATTAGGGCTTGCTATTTGTAAAGAAATCGTCGAAGCCCATGACGGGAAAATCATGGTCAGATCCACCGAGGGTGAGGGCAGTGTCTTTTCAATAGTATTGCCTTTGGTTGAGGCAGATGTGCATGTCTTGCCAGAAGTTGAACAAAGCCGCCAAATAATTCTTCTGGAGGATGATCGCAGCTTAGCAATTCTTCTGGAGGATGAGCTGAAGGATGCCGGCTTTGCTGTGAACCGCTTCATCACTGGAGAGGCACTTATCAAACAGCTGCCGCAATTAAAACCAGCAGCATTTGTAATCGATTTGATGCTTGGCGAGGGTGTGGATGGCTGGGATGTTATACATGAAATCAAACAGCATCCAGAACTACGGCATATCCCTATTTTCATTTCTAGTGCTATACAGGAAATGGAAAAAGCGAAGCACTATGAAATCAATCATTATTTGATCAAACCCTACCCGCCGAATAAGCTGTCGACTGTAATTTTGCAATCGATCTTGCAGCCTGGTAACAAAGGGATAATTGCATTTGAAAAGGAACAGGAATAAGAAAGAGGCAGATCCGAAAACCGGATCTGCCTCTTCTGTTACTGGTCGAGCTTCTGCTCGAAGTCCTGCAATTGCTGCTTTTCTTCTGCAGTCGCATCGTTATATGCAGATTGGATAGTCTCTTGCGCTGTTGCAGAGTCATCCTGGCTTGGTTTATTAGTCAAGCCCTGCACTGTTTTCTTGGCTTTTTCGAAGAAGTTTTCCATCCTAAAACCCTCCATTATGGCTTTCTGATTGATGCTTCTTCACACTATCGCTGAAACGTTCGCGGTAGACGAAAACATCGTCATGCTGTCTTACCGATTGCGCTCCTTGACTCGTGAACCGTTTAGATTTACTCCTCTTACTCATTCGTTACCCCTCCGAACGTCTAAAGAAGTAAAAGCATAACCGGCTTTACCCGATTACGCTTTTAGTTTGCTCCTTGAACGCAGGAAGTATGATTTGTAAAAATTGTTAATTCGTCGGCACTTCCAGCTTCAGATAAGAATGAAGGAAGGTTGCAATGCCATCCTCCATATTCGATCCGGTTGTGTAGTTGGCGATTTC
Coding sequences within it:
- a CDS encoding diguanylate cyclase, which translates into the protein MKKYQEIFTSKINESFAMFKQQETIRKGDLYQLIHQIKGTGASIGLNTLSEVAEAQLLCIAEIDEERLSKDIWMPIIEAIEPELQQQAELPVRPREFIRQEPVLLISSNNDWLMRARERIEKEGLQVIVAADKERAIAHLYEAHPLMTLIDGSWREHIKKEDKSYVQQKMFSFVMFIGGNLKFEEKQRFFRNGITDIIDQHEVDELVIELIFNRLKLLETLEQRVVVDPLTQVYNRSFLAGFPAGREAELTCAVLDIDNFKQVNDTYGHASGDIVLRNFAAYFKGAVREEDYIIRYGGEEFLLLMPGITDELAASRLREILEGYKQQPHELAQTTIYTSFTAGIASRGKGEQFSLDHLIEQADQALYFGKRNGKQQVNIYEACHHNMDEKHYKSLYLSVVDDDTIIRSLLHDSLEGLQMDGYRVQLKAFADGSSLLDSDWIRQAGKHIVLLDGVMPDMDGLEVLTALRTYSNEKNLFVMMLTGRQDNQDVVKALELGADDYMTKPFHVEEVAARIKRLTLRT
- a CDS encoding YitT family protein, which produces MFYFEVKRIVVVIFGALLNAVALNFFLIPASVYGSGFTGAAQLLFDFFAQVLGITSIGTGIWLFILNVPVAILGWMKVGKGFTIYSLFSVACMTVMLELLPIHALSDDIILNAVFGGVIAGVGVGLTLKWGASTGGMDIVVMILSRLKDRPVGTYFLLLNGVIILLAGVLNEPANALYTLVTLYVSTRVIDAIHTRYEKVTAMIVTTKADELSKAIYNKMVRGITIIPVRGGYTKQDKNMLMLVITRYELYDLEHIIKEVDPSAFMNVVETAGIYGFFRKDK
- a CDS encoding response regulator, producing the protein MAKILVADDEEVLRMLITDTLEDEGHEIESTANGNEALKKMQSENYDLVILDNMMPGKTGIEVAQSLSADWKQKCPIIMLTAKTQQSDIEETKKAGIAYYMAKPFSPSQLILLVEDILDA
- a CDS encoding DUF3813 family protein; the protein is MENFFEKAKKTVQGLTNKPSQDDSATAQETIQSAYNDATAEEKQQLQDFEQKLDQ
- a CDS encoding NifU N-terminal domain-containing protein, with product MSIRVENTPNPNAKKFTTDKIIFEGNGSVSVMPGQTSEYDIMNQLMTVEGVDNVFGFQNFITINKLPNADWDELSAKVVAVMEEAGY
- a CDS encoding ATP-binding protein codes for the protein MPNYFRKTIRRQFLYILFFVLLATMLGIAAFFYMHYSTNKQYEKERDVLVEKRGVLQNIKSDLSDMVFHMRGYALYTNDQERQNAENSHASLEDNLAKLEAFDLSLEERDNLTRIKSFEDIYWDTYYPELQEAIESDNLQGFADDVVDERIDEINDILHVTENLRQHNEDAISELHNEFMQDNTWESYMLLLFVLLIFGILLFFNRQFTRNIGKPLYDLSTASYDVAHGKNVTIAPLERSDEIGILSDAFRDMTKRIQNREQNLSKQNAQLTEQQEQLESYVNDLRNLNWALNESSMVIVLDNKGIVKQVNENFSSISMYPEKELIGKDFLNIIALEANRTDIRTVFPELFQGQAWSGTLEHRKKDGTSYWVHATIVPYSNEDQVMEQLIVIEQDITRIVESERMLRDSLRETEETKQSIERMNRMNNTLSVTMEKQALLDTTIKELSALYQYDKGVIFMAETSEFAAIGITKQFKAPVAAHFQTVIQRLEENPEPFVLERQADKGEVGYRESGMSEDLHIPVHNSAGELVAVFICTRFQRSFRESEKKELNWILKRLSLFLDKIESYELTEYNRQLNQDIIDNVNEGIQFVSNTGDLLQYNANWQVYLQLAAVQSRRDACNDYASWMEFSKTYIENQEAYEAYVNQAIFKEEQPEGGLRLRVSGVQNKVLLLYHVSITRHDEKIGTLFVYRDITAEYEVDQMKSNLVSTVSHELRTPLASVLGYTELMITKDLKPERQARYLQTIHQEATRLTNLINDFLDLQRMEAGKQEYVKEKQPFTPIAEQVIENFQSMNTNHNLVLQQNSVYDHVSVDHDKMIQVLTNLVSNAIKFSPEGGDVVVSIQQQKHQLYVHISDEGIGIPDQELGRLFQKFNRLDNSSSRKIGGTGLGLAICKEIVEAHDGKIMVRSTEGEGSVFSIVLPLVEADVHVLPEVEQSRQIILLEDDRSLAILLEDELKDAGFAVNRFITGEALIKQLPQLKPAAFVIDLMLGEGVDGWDVIHEIKQHPELRHIPIFISSAIQEMEKAKHYEINHYLIKPYPPNKLSTVILQSILQPGNKGIIAFEKEQE